The DNA sequence TGATAAACCACTCAACTGCTAATGGATAGATTTGATGCTCCGTCTTTAAAACCCGAGCAGCTAACTCGCTTGGGGTATCGGTGGGTAGGACAGGGACCTCACTTTGACAAATAATCGGGCCCTCATCTACGCCAGCGCTAACAAAATGCACTGTGGCACCATGCACCCGATCTCCGGCCTCCAAGGCACGTTCATGGGTATGCAAACCTGGAAAACGTGGTAGCAGGGAGGGGTGAATGTTCATCATCCGCCCCTCATAGTGCTCAATGAACCCTGGAGTTAGGATTCTCATAAAACCAGCCAAAACCACAAGATCTGCTCCAAAGGCATCAATTTGTTGCATCAGCGCCTCATCAAAACGTTCGCGACTTGGATAGTTTCGGTGGTGAATCACAGCAGTGGGAATCCCAACCGACTTAGCAAACTCCAACCCCTTAGCCTCGGGCTGATTGGCAATTAAGCCCGTAAAGCGTACATCCCATGATTTTGCCTTTGCGGCCTTATAAATTGCCTCGAAATTAGAGCCGCGCCCTGAAATTAAAGAAACGATTGAATGCATGACCAACAATATAATTCAAGGCTAGCCTGAAAGCGAACTGTGAAGGTATTTCGAAGACTTAAGCCCGCCTCGACCCAAGCGCCATGCGCCCTAACCATCGGCAATTTTGATGGTGTGCATCGCGGCCATCAAGCATTACTCCAGCAATTAGTGGAGGGTGCGTGCGCGCGTCATTTAAGCCCCTGCGTACTGACCTTTGAGCCCCACCCCCGAGAATTTTTTTCACCGCAAGATGCGCCACCCCGGATACAGAATCTACGCGACAAATTAATGGCCTTAAAGCAATGCGCTGTCGATACGATTGCAATTGAAGAATTTAATCAAGCCTTCTCCCAC is a window from the Polynucleobacter sp. HIN11 genome containing:
- the purN gene encoding phosphoribosylglycinamide formyltransferase; the encoded protein is MHSIVSLISGRGSNFEAIYKAAKAKSWDVRFTGLIANQPEAKGLEFAKSVGIPTAVIHHRNYPSRERFDEALMQQIDAFGADLVVLAGFMRILTPGFIEHYEGRMMNIHPSLLPRFPGLHTHERALEAGDRVHGATVHFVSAGVDEGPIICQSEVPVLPTDTPSELAARVLKTEHQIYPLAVEWFINGRLHIAGNRVSVDPPELQYIPFP